ATGGCGCGGTCGCGATGGTGATCACATCGAGCGAGCGTGCGCGCGACCTCAAGGCCAAGCCGGTCTTCATCAAGGCCGCCGCGCAAGGCGTGACCGAAGGCCAGCAAAGCATGACCTCTTTCTACCGCAAGGAGATCACCGGCCTGCCCGAGATGGGCCATGTCGCCAAGCAACTGTGGGCGCAGGCGCGTCTCACGCCCAAGGATGTGCAGAGCGCGATTCTGTATGACCACTTCTCGCCGTTCGTGCTGCCGCAGCTCGAAGAGTTCGGTTTTGTGCCGCGTGGCGAGGCCAAGGATTTCATCCGTGCGGGCGAGCATGCGCGCGGTGGGTCACTGCCGATCAACACCAACGGCGGCCAGCTTGGAGAGGCTTACATCCACGGCATGAACGGCATTGCCGAAGCGGTGCGCCAGGTGCGCGGCACGGCGGTCAATCAGGTCAAGGACGTGCACAACATGGTCGTGACCGCTGGCACGGGCGTGCCCACCAGCGGCCTGATTCTTGGCGACGAAGCGTAAGCGAAGGCTAGGAGAGCACACCATGTTCATCGATCTGACCCCCGAACAGCACGCGCTGCGCCTGAAGGTTCGTGACTACTTCCAGGCGCTCATGACGCCGGAACTCAAGGCCCGCATGCGCGGTGCCGAAAGCGGCGAAGAGTACCGCTCCGTGATCCGCAAGATGGGCCGCGATGGCTGGCTGGCCATCGGCTGGCCCAAGGAGTTCGGCGGCCAGGGCCTCTCGGCCACCGAGCAGTTGATCTTCTTTGAAGAAGCCAACATCGCTGGCGCGCCGCTGCCCTTCGTGACCATCAACACCGTTGGCCCCGCGCTGATGGAGCATGGCACCGAGGCGCAGAAGAAGGAATTCCTGCCCGGCATGGCGACTGGCGAGATCATCTTCGCCATCGGCTATTCCGAATCCGGCGCGGGCTCCGACCTTGCGATGCTCAAGACGCAGGCGCAACTGCAGGGCGATCTGCAGACCGGCCACTTCGTCGTGAACGGCCAGAAGCTGTGGACCTCGGGCATCGAGTCGGCCGACTTCGTGTGGCTGGCCGCGCGCACCAACCAGGAACTGGCGCGTCACAAAGGCGTGTCCATCATGGTGGTGGACACGCGCGATCCGGGCTTCTCGCACACGCTGATCCAGACCGTGGGCAACTTCACAGCGGCCACGTATTTCGACAACGTGAAGGTGCCTGCGCATCGCCTGATCGGCGAGCTCAACGGCGGCTGGAAGCTGATCACCGCGCAGCTCAACCACGAGCGTCTGGGCCTCGGTTCGTGGTCCGACAAGGTGTTCGGTCCCTTCACCAAGGTGCTGCAATGGGCCAAGGCCAAGGACGAGCAGGGCCGCCGCGCGGTCGATCTGCCATGGGTGCGTCGCAGTCTGGCCGAGTGCTATTCGCGCCTTGAAGCCATGCGCCTGTACAACTTCCGCATCGCCGCCGATCTGGAAGCGGGCGCGATGGATGTGGGCCTTGCGTCGAGCACCAAGGTCTACGGTTCGGAAAACATGATCGAAATCCTGAACCGCCTGATGGACATCGTGGGCAGCAGCGCGCTGGTGCGTGGCAATTCGGCTGCGGCTTACCTGATGGGCGAGCTG
This genomic stretch from Diaphorobacter sp. HDW4B harbors:
- a CDS encoding acyl-CoA dehydrogenase family protein; this translates as MFIDLTPEQHALRLKVRDYFQALMTPELKARMRGAESGEEYRSVIRKMGRDGWLAIGWPKEFGGQGLSATEQLIFFEEANIAGAPLPFVTINTVGPALMEHGTEAQKKEFLPGMATGEIIFAIGYSESGAGSDLAMLKTQAQLQGDLQTGHFVVNGQKLWTSGIESADFVWLAARTNQELARHKGVSIMVVDTRDPGFSHTLIQTVGNFTAATYFDNVKVPAHRLIGELNGGWKLITAQLNHERLGLGSWSDKVFGPFTKVLQWAKAKDEQGRRAVDLPWVRRSLAECYSRLEAMRLYNFRIAADLEAGAMDVGLASSTKVYGSENMIEILNRLMDIVGSSALVRGNSAAAYLMGELEYELRANTINTFGGGTNEIQRELIAQFGLGMPRPVR